GGATGTTAACTGGGTGGTTATCTTTCAGTTAATGTATGAGACTTATAGCTGAAACAGCTAGTCAATTCCTCATTTAGTAGATTGactttcaaactaaaatgcTATTTTGTATGGCCTGGtaccaatatatatatataccttttCCTAGACATCACCTTACCCCTTTACCTGTTATCTCacctgtggaggaagaagaggcaggCGGATGAAAGAGAGCAGCACCCCGAGGTCTTGTTGTCGTTGCTGGACGTCGTGCCGCACCCACATCATCAAAGCCTGGAAGATGGTCTCCTCATCGGGCACGTTGATGTCATCGCTGGAAAGCAGCTTAACAATCTCAGCCGTGGGGAGCAGCAGGAACTCCTGGTTCTGAATGACCTCCAGGAAGTGTTCCTGGAACACAGAGGAGATGTGTAGGAGGCAGATAATAATCAGTCATTAGCTGAGGAGTATGCCCGGGGCAGCGCAGTGTGAgtgtagttttgtttctataCCAATGAGGACTAAATGGCATAAGGAACAGAGACATGAAGTAAAAAGGATGCAAGTAGTAGAGAGCTAATTTAGAGGAATCGATCAATAATTGTATATATAACTAACTTGAGCTCTAAAGATAAATTGACTAGTTGTCAActattacatttcatatttttacaaggttaaaaaagtgaatattttctgGTTTTGTTTCTACTTTATGACAGTAtactgtgtttacattttttgtcacaGCAAGTTATTTAAAGACTCTATTGTCATGTTTGGCAAACACTGAATGACACTGACCAAACAATTAATCTCTTAATAGAGAAAGTAACTGTCAGATTTACTGACAGAGATAATAACCATTGGTTGCAACCCCACAGATTATATTGATGAAATACACTCTATTTCTTACACAATTTGAATGAACAGATTAAACTCATCTGGCTAACTATATAAAAGAACCAATATAGCACCGGGCTAAAACTCAATCTGGCATAAAACACCTCCAGATAAAGCCTCTTTAAAAGCTTATGCAACATGTTTGCTGCTTATTGTAGATGATACCATTAAGCCTTTTGATGAGAAACAAAAGGGCACCGCTCCCGAACATTACcatgacacacatacagtgtCCAGATTTTGTAGAAGCCGGTTTCTATTGCCTGCCTAAAGATTGATCTTCCATTTACTGGCCAGTAGCCCAGGCGATATTACAACGCTGCATGGCTACCTCTTCAAGGACATTGTCTCTGGGCAGCTCCATTAAAAATGATGCTATATTAAACACCCTCCTGCTTTTGCTGTATATGTTatatcaaacattaaaacagatgAAAGACATAAAGAGCCATCCGTGCCATAATCACgcagtgatttctttttttaactgggCAGCTGAATATTAATTATCAAGCTGCCTGAATAACTCTGTCTTGATGctcaagaattacaaaaaaacatggatACTATTGATCATCAACGTGCAACAAATTACAGCAATCTATTATGAGAGAAGGTTTTAAGAGCTTAACAGAAACAGCCTTAATGAAATGAGGGACATCTATTGATCTGTTGTGGTAAGAAGGAGGGAGAAATGCCATCCAACTCTTTGACGTTACTTTAGACCAATTATTTGTGATTACCAGTCCTGAACAGCTGACAGCCAAATTGAAAGCTCAACAGAgtgtttcaaaaacatttaaaagcatgtgTTTTCAGATGCTGGCAAACTCATTGGTGGTAAACTGCTTGGAAAACAAGATCAGCGGGGGAGGAAACTAATTGATTAAACTACTGCAAATGAGTAATTCTGTAATAAGGTGTTTTCTGAGGAGGAATGCTGATGTTTAGGGGAGTGAAGCAGCATAATTACTGCTCAAGAACATTTTAGTTACCAGACTATTTGCAAGAGATGGCCAAGTCAGATTGCTATATtctcatattttaaaaaatgtacattattttataacGTCTCATTTCCAGTATTGTGGCATgtaacataaacatgtgttattgCTGGAAGAAAATACTTTcatccaaaaaaataaaacaatacaattttgtACTGCAATATAAAAAGGGCAAATATTTCATAAAGGAAAAGGATGTATGAGGCGGATCTCAACTGTGCCTgatcatgaaaaacaaacttatCAAAACAAAACTTGCTCCACTCACAACTGAGAACGGACTTCCAGGAAGCCCACAGCTCTCGCTGCTCATTACAGGAATGATTGAACAGGAAGTTGCCCCTCTTGTGCAGTTTGATGATTAGATTAACCTCCTGGTCCTGGATGGGAGCTATGTAAACAGACTGAGCAGATGTCCTCTAGGAGATAACGCCTGCCTCATGCTTTCACTTCTGCATGGCCAGCAAGACGTTATCTGAAAAATGTGTACATGAATCTTAATCCAATGCAAATACTCCTTGCaggcatatatatataaatagcaATTTCTCAGGTCTGGCAGTGCCCTAATCAATGTGAAGCGTAGTGGTATCTGGTACTGACAGCCATATAACCAAATTAGTTAAAGAGAAAGCATGAAACTTTTCAATTTCTATTCAAATGAGGACGTCCTCCGTTTCTCTACtggaattaaatgaaataaataacccAGAAACAAATAGGTCATTATTTTACAGGTTGACAGGTTTTGAAAGACattaaataacatgttatttGAATTCCCAGCCTAGATGTCACAATAATTCATTGTGTTATGTTCATTATGCCAAACCCTGACGCCATTGACAAATAttgcatttacaaaataatgtttaataacaCGTGTTTCTATAattttaattagaaaaacatCTTCTTACATTATCTTACGAAGAGTTCATTTGATTCGCTACATGGGGATTGTCTTTCCTGTGAAAGTAACGTTAATTAAATCAGATGTTTAAATcatctttttaatgttaaagcTTCCATTGTCACAGCTACCCTTGTGTAGTATTGCAAAAAATAGTCACTTTTTTCAGGGTTCAGGGTTCAAACTGTAGTTACAATATGAGTAATTAAGCCCACCCAGCCATATTAATATGTTCCGTATTCGCCCTTTTACCGTGGTGTAGTTGTGAGCCACATTTAGCAGGTCCACGCAGCCCTGGGCATCTGCAAAGGAGCGTATTCCCAGGCAATTGGAGGGATGAAGCTGTTTCATCAGGAAGTTACAGCAAACCTGGATGACTTGTGAAAGCTGGAGGAGGCAAGCTGCCGCCAATAAACTCTCAATGGTCTCCTCTTTCAGCTCAAGGACACCTGCAATGTCAGGACAAGcagaatgtattttttatgtcatGACCGGTGGTAGCCGTGATGACAAACACATTGCGGAGAGAATTATTAATATCGCAAACTGGATCAACAACATTCAGTTATTTTACCCAACTATAGAATCAAAAAAACTGGGGATATGGATATTTCTAACAGCAGACTTATCACAGGGGGTTTGtccagtaaaaaaacaacactgttgAATTGCTGCAGTCAGTAAGCCCAGTGATGAATTGCCTTATTGATCCATTTTAATCATGCTGGATTTCAGAAGTCTCATAACTACTTACAAGAGCTAGTGAATGTCTTTACGAGCACTCACCGGTATAGGCAAAATGAACCAGGGACCTGAGGGCTTCTGGATCGACTCCCTCCATCTTGATCTCCTCCTGCTTTGCCTCTCTCACGTCGCTGGTGAACATAGCAGCAAAGTAGTCCGACACAGCACTCAGCACCAGTCTGCCATAAACGAAACACCGTTAATTAATGCTCCTGTACTGTATTAGTCGGCCAGACTATATAAGTGAGATCCATATGCAGAATATTTTAAAGGGTAAAATGAATCAATCATTGTGATTCCTGAAAATGGGATATTTTTCCAGTATATTCTATTACAACGTTCTGTATATTTTCATGGAGTATTGTTTCTCAATGTGATTAGTTCTGCTTCTGTGCTTGCAGAATTTGTGGTATTGTTCCCCCCACATTCTGTAACATTTAGCTCGTTCAGTATTTAATTAATCTATCCCATTGTCTTCAAGTTGCTAATAGTTACTCTGGTCCAACTTATGTTTGCTCATATGTCTAGCTCACATTACACAATGGTTGATCATAAAGAGAAGGCGATAAAGGAAGGGACGGTCCAGCAATCGACATCTACCTTTCAATTATGTGTGGTTCATCTTGTATTATTTTTGCTCTCTACACACAGATCCTGCTTTACCTAGTTTACAAATATAAATCCGCATTGAACAGGCAGTCAGAAAACTGATGATTTCAACTAGGTCAGTCACTTTAATTTCTCTCTGTGGAGTATTCTGGTTTCTGTTTCATGAATTTGTCTTGATGAACTAGGAAAATGTGCCAGCAGGAAGGAATACACAAGGTGAATGTGAGGCTTCTCTGAATTTAGGGGATGTCTTGCGATATGATCAATTCTGCCAGTCAACCGAGGGCTTGATTCCCAAATATTGACATCTCCATGTATTGAATCACACTGCTCTTCCACTGCACAATTGTAATGTGGAAATGAGGAAGTGCAGAGGTGTAATTAGATGAAAGCAGTGTGCATTATTTAGATGCAAACCAGTGAGCACAGAGTATGCATATCTTTCCTGTCACTTGTAAATCAGAAGAATCTTGGTCTTGCATTTTAAAGATTATTCGATTATTCCTCAGATGAATCGGGCCCACAAAAAAAGTTAGCATGCAAAATGTGGTCCAGACCAAAGCCTGGGCCCTCGCATCTGCAACCTAATGAAGTGAATTCAGATGAGCTTCTGTATCTCTAAACTAAATCGATGCAATGTAATTAACGAAAGCAAAGAGGACTGAAGCGCAAACACCAACCTGTGAGCAGGTATCTTATGATCCCCCGCTATCAAGAGAACATCACACAGCTGCTTGTGCTGGAGGTAGGTCTCCATCTTACGGAAAGTCTGTTCTGCATGATTTGTGGCCTGGAAAAACTCATCCGAGGAGTTGTTGTTCATTTTGGAGAAGGTGCTCAGGGCCAACCTGTGGAAAGGAAGACATTTTGTTGAAATAAGCTTTCCtcttagtttttttattttggaaatataGTATGTAAGAATTAGTGAGTCATAAGCAACGACTTCACTTGATCAGGACTTCACATAATgcagacagaaacaaagagaacaCATTGGACACTGTAGGTGAAATAACAAAGACATTTAATGTAGGCGGactatttaattaaagtaattaattAAACCAAcccttgtttcctctccctgtCCCCTATCATAAGtatgaaattaatttaaaaaataaaataaaaaagctgtgCGACGCAAGATAAACAACATGATATTGTGGACACAAAAAGGCTTATTCAAACACATCACACTCTACTCCCTGAGGTGTATCTGCTGCTTTATTGCCACTCTAAgctgaaattaaaaatgttatggaCAAAACTCCATACATAAGTCGATTACTGAGCACTGCAGTCCAATGGGACAAGCGAGCATCCCAATCTATGCAACAGCTTTCCAGACGAAAAGTCACTGCGTTTGTAATGTGTGTATGCCTTCGTGTCTGTTCGTGTTTGAATCTACATATCTGTGTGTGCACGTTGGTTTTCCAAAGACAGGGACTTAACAAGTGAACAAGCCTGTTTCTTACAACATTTTGTAGAGGCTGAGTCCCTGTCCCTACAGGCTGCTAGATTACATGCGGCTCTACAGGCACCCAAGTAATCCCTCAGACACGTGGCAAATAATGCAGCCCAGACACTTTGGTGTCCTTCACAGAGCTAGTACACTCATTGACATTTAGGGTTGTTTGTTACGCTACATAAACAGACCCAAGCTGCCTCTCCAGGGGAATTTACTGTCATCTCACGGTCCTGTGGCTGTTTAAAGACAGATTTTGCTCAACACTTAATATCCCTGCTCATTACCACTCATGCGCCAACATGAGTGCTGCATAAACTAGTAAAGTTACAGATTTGTCGATACAATGAGATGAAAACCCTGTCATACTTGGTTGCACAATATATTGGCACATACAAAGATTGATAACACAGGAGGGGTGATAGGGGTGAAGGCTCTTATTGATATCCTGATTAACACACTATTATAAAGTTTTTTAGCCTAGTGTGTGATTTCTCCTCTTTGATTACCGAAAGCAACATTTTCCCTTGGGGATTTGTTTATACTGCCCTCCGGTCACTGCAGAACCCTATTGTCTAATCTTTATTGGGATACTTTATGCTAAATGCAAGAGTAATTTATTACTCTGTCACGATAATTCCCCACTGACTCTGGAGTCTTGGAGAGGAACACCAAACAAGACTGAATAAGCAATGGGGCCGTAAAACTGAGATGCATTGCCTTTGTATTGGCTCCAAGGCATGCTGTAAGGATTTTTCATGCCTACCAATCTCTCAGACACTAATTGCTTTGGTATCACATTCTAGGGAGCAGTAAATTTCTCTAAGGGGTATATTTCACTTTCAGTAGAGAGTTGGATCATCAGAGGTATAGCCCAATTTTATTAAGGCACTAAAGCCCCAGAACACCTTACTCCAGAGAAACTGCTGTAGGTACATTGCTGTACATCACATACTACTGGGCAATTCACAGAGTCACACACCCTAACAGGGCCTGTAGATTTATTATGTGCTTGCATTTGTAGAACCGTACAGAACAATAATAAAATTCCCCATATAAATTAATAGAATAACACAGAGGGCTTCTACTTTTCATCCTGCCTTATCCTACAGTACATGTGACGTTTTCTTCCTTGACTGAGCACATATCACCTGAAGTCTTGTCATTTCCTCCTCACACCATCCTGAAGTTATCACACCATAATGTGACAAATTGGATCTGAGGaaaacatattcatttaaaaaacctaaCATGCTTTTCAGGTGAAGGGACAATGAAGCACTAGTCACTCACAAAAATAACACATGAGCTTTATGAAATATCGTGTTTGTGTTCCTATAATCATTCTGACTTCTCGATGGGCCAAAACTGTCAACATAGTTGAAAAGTCAGACAATTCATTTTGGTTAGCCAGGATTAGCCTGTAGCTGTAAAGGTTATGAGTTAGACATGTTGCTGAGAATCTCAGTCTTATTCCAACTAATGTCAATTCCATCCCTTAACAAGAGGGAAAGTCGTGCCTGGGCCAAATGGGAAATGTCTCTTTCAAAACGGATTATAACAGCCATTTGCCCCTAAAGGCTGCTGAGTAGCTTGGGCTGGGTTGGGAATCTCACAACTCCAACAAAGCCTCATGCGGCATGTGCCAAGTCTATATATTCCATGAGATCTCTATGCCTCTGTGCTTTGACAGTCTGTATTACTGTCATTCGGCTTTGTGTAGAAAGAAATATATACACTGACTGTAATAGCTTGATCCCGGCAGTAAGGCTGAGATGATAACTCTGTACAGAAATAGATTTTTCTCTCTGCACTTTACTATCTCACTAAGGCTTCGCAGCAGACTTCCTTCTTCTCATTCCATTGTGATACCGGACATGCTTAATATTGATAATGATGGAGGAAATGAAGCTGCATATGGGATCCATGTCTTTTGAAATTGGTTCCGAATGTGGCCTCTGAGCCCTTTATGTGAGAGTCTGCAATGGAAAATTGATACTGCTATTaacataaatgaaatattgCCTTCTTACAGCTTTTACCCACAAAAGTGATGGTGGAAAAGTCATGTCAGCAGAATTTCTGCAAAAAGCTAATGAATATCTCAGGTGGCATACTAATTGATGTTTTGAATATTAAGAAACTGCAAGAGGAGTTAAATCTTACACAAAATCATCTGTCAAagtatgtgtgtttaataaTGAAAATCTACATAATTGGCTTGAACACTTAAGGGAAATATCTGCTTGAATCCACTAAGGAATCATGGGCCAGGaaatgaacatatttcaaaataGAGAATACATTTTTCGTGTTGCTAAGCACAGAATATTAAACCTGGAACTGCCTTGAAAAGGTATGGCACATTTTAATGAGTTGGAAAGTCTTAGTTCAATATTGATATTGTTCACAGATTTACTTTGAATACACTGAGCTCTGCCTTGTAAAGCTAGAAAAATTTGATttaaagagagtgtgtgtgtgtgtgtgtgtgtgtgtgtgtgtgtgtgtgtgtgtgtgtgtgtgtgtgtgtgtgtgtgtgtgtgtgtatgtgtgtgtgtgtgtgtgcgtgcgtgcgtgtgggCGTCATATaagtaaaaaatgtgcagatCTTAGCAAAAAGCTTTTCCCTGTTTTGCTGATGGCAGGTTTATTCACATAGTGTATGAGACTGTCATCATTGTTAGATCTGTAATTTATTAACATGTTGGTAAACAAGTTCATCCATATTATTAGAGCCGAGGAGCCTGGATTGCATGTGGTCTATACTCTGTAAAATACATTAGATCTCTAGATACAATATGGATGTCAAACCTTTCTAGTTCAGTGGGTTAAAAAGGTTCagatttaaacatattttttatttgggaGACCCTAAaactacatgttttaaatgatctaaataatattgtttattcTAACCATGCGTTTTACTGAAAAGAATACTGAACATCTTTCTGCAGTTGGATATGATTAAGAAAAATTATGTTGTCTAAACTATGACATTTGCAGCTTGATAACAGTTGTCCAAGATTCTTCTTCAATGCAAATAAGTAATCGTGAGTGCCTGAGAAGTCATAGCCCCTACTAATAGTGCCGGTGTAAAATCCATAGAAAGCTGTGTaagggatttttttctttgaactAGGTCCATTCGGGTTGAAAAGATGACTGATCTGCATTGGAACAGAATTGAGTTATGTGTCCTGCATATAATACTGCTGTACCTCTGTCCACAGCCTTCTGCAAAAGCATAAGGAGGGGTTATTGAATCCTCTGGTTTGATCTTTACCTTCCATCTGCAATGGCCTTGTTGCACACAGAATGCTGATTTGGCAAAGTTTAAGCATGCTCAAAATCAATGATATGCGATCGCAATATCTCCTACATCCCTGAAGATGTCATTTTGATATTATGACAacagatatactgtattttgCAATTTACCGCCTCTTAAGGACGCCTCCGCTGGATGTGTCACAAGGAGACCGAGACCCTGTGGTGTTATGAGACATCCAACAAATATCTGAATTACTGCTGTTGACGGGGTGAGGTGGTGGTATTTCTTTCCCAAGGCGGTGGAGAGGGAATTGAGATATCATTCAAACTAACAGTCCGCTGACTCAATCCTCTGTTAGTGTTTATGTGGGAGAGGTCAGGGTTTCTATTCCATTCAGGTTCACTTCTGTCATATATTCTCTGTCAACGATGGGGAGAGGTTATTTGGATGATAGTCATGAGGACactaaaaatatacagtatatatgttaATTTAGAGCATTAGGAGCAAGGGTGGAAAACAACGTGGGATTATCCGCTGcttacttcactacatttgatttaacaaCTCTGTGGATAAGTACCAGTTAGTCAGATGTAAAAGGTTAGATTGGCTAAATACGATATTCATAGAGTATCTATGATGATGGGATATGTACTAACATGCATGCGCTGCCAACCCAGCTACATAAAGAAAGAACAGACAAATGTGTAttacaacacaaacagaggaagtGTGATTCTGTGCTTAGGATGCCAATATTCCACTATATCTTTAcaaagcaaatatttgtttattgctTTATTAGTGTTCTGAATGCTTTACATACATTCAAGAGAAAGCAGAGCAACAATAAGTAGTTCAGCATAGACCACGAAATAAATCAATCTACCTGAAATTCCTTCATTACTCACCAAGGCAGAATTTTAGAATGTGttacaaaactttaaaaa
The DNA window shown above is from Eleginops maclovinus isolate JMC-PN-2008 ecotype Puerto Natales chromosome 23, JC_Emac_rtc_rv5, whole genome shotgun sequence and carries:
- the klhl4 gene encoding kelch-like protein 4 isoform X3 translates to MSVSGKKEFDVKQILRLRWRWFSHSSQGSAGSGGGGGGGVGGFIQQDGLDHRGTPVQGRLKSHSRERGIGGLRKTNSPVHGILAPTPGPTPVYVRTGQQSWHHQQNTIQGLQVNEESSKSSSSPSTTRKEDTITGQEDVKSSTEEPAEVEARERLALSTFSKMNNNSSDEFFQATNHAEQTFRKMETYLQHKQLCDVLLIAGDHKIPAHRLVLSAVSDYFAAMFTSDVREAKQEEIKMEGVDPEALRSLVHFAYTGVLELKEETIESLLAAACLLQLSQVIQVCCNFLMKQLHPSNCLGIRSFADAQGCVDLLNVAHNYTTITSCWPCRSESMRQALSPRGHLLSLFT